A section of the Methanoregula formicica SMSP genome encodes:
- the trpD gene encoding anthranilate phosphoribosyltransferase has protein sequence MFREIIQRLMDQQDLTEAEAAGAMDTIMEGKATPAQIGAFLTALRMKGERPYEIAAFARIMRQHAVSIRPVTTRLLVDTCGTGGDSMRTFNISTASAFVAAGAGIPVVKHGNRSVSSLCGSADVLSALGVNIALGPDSQAGILERAGIAFLFAPMHHPAMRHVMAARQEIGCRTVFNILGPLANPAGAQAQVLGVYHPDLTPTMAEVLRLLGISRAMVVHGSGLDEITTTGETVVSELKEDVIHNYSLDCRDYGIAPAQVPDLSGGDAATNARIIRDILHGERGPGRDIVLMNAGAAIYVGGMARDLHEGVLLAGTAIDSGNALARLNALVDTTRGAA, from the coding sequence ATCTTCAGGGAGATCATCCAGCGGTTGATGGACCAGCAGGATCTTACCGAAGCCGAGGCGGCCGGAGCCATGGACACCATCATGGAGGGCAAAGCAACCCCGGCACAGATTGGTGCTTTCCTTACTGCGCTCCGGATGAAAGGAGAACGACCGTATGAGATTGCCGCGTTTGCCCGCATCATGCGACAGCACGCGGTCTCCATCAGGCCGGTAACGACACGGCTGCTGGTCGACACCTGCGGCACCGGGGGCGACAGCATGCGTACATTCAATATCAGTACGGCATCGGCATTCGTTGCCGCGGGCGCGGGAATCCCGGTTGTCAAGCATGGCAACCGGAGCGTCAGCAGCCTCTGCGGTTCTGCGGACGTCCTTTCAGCCCTCGGGGTGAACATCGCCCTTGGGCCTGATTCCCAGGCTGGCATTCTCGAGAGGGCGGGTATCGCGTTCCTCTTCGCACCAATGCACCACCCGGCCATGCGCCACGTGATGGCCGCCCGGCAGGAGATCGGGTGCAGGACGGTCTTCAACATCCTTGGCCCGCTGGCAAACCCGGCAGGCGCCCAGGCACAGGTGCTGGGAGTGTACCACCCAGACCTGACTCCCACGATGGCGGAGGTCTTAAGGCTCCTTGGGATCTCCCGTGCCATGGTGGTTCACGGGAGCGGACTGGATGAGATCACCACAACAGGGGAAACGGTAGTCTCGGAGCTTAAGGAGGACGTAATCCATAACTATTCCCTGGATTGCAGGGACTATGGCATTGCACCGGCACAGGTCCCTGATCTGTCTGGCGGAGATGCTGCTACCAATGCACGCATTATCCGGGACATCCTCCATGGTGAGCGGGGACCGGGGCGGGACATCGTGCTCATGAATGCCGGCGCCGCCATCTATGTTGGGGGCATGGCTCGCGACCTGCACGAGGGAGTACTCCTGGCCGGAACTGCGATCGATTCAGGAAATGCCCTTGCACGGCTCAATGCGCTGGTGGATACCACACGGGGTGCCGCATGA
- a CDS encoding indole-3-glycerol phosphate synthase TrpC has product MILDDIVRRTEKRVALLPETFPEPPWDNHASLIKAIREREGKNAVIAEIKCASPSRGIIRRNVDMAQMAGVLAGAGCVALSVLTEPYFFGGTGQDIPLVKSTVNIPVLRKDFIIDERQIAESRALGADAVLLIASVLGKRLPAFVDMAMDYHLEPLVEVHNADEAESALGTQATLIGINNRNLATMTIDRSTTRILSGNIRGKGKLIVSESGMRSADDVREMRGYCDAFLIGSSIMSDKQPGKKLEEFVCA; this is encoded by the coding sequence ATGATCCTTGATGATATTGTCAGGCGTACGGAAAAACGGGTGGCGCTGCTTCCCGAAACGTTTCCGGAACCTCCCTGGGACAACCATGCCAGCCTAATCAAGGCCATACGGGAGCGGGAGGGCAAAAACGCTGTGATCGCAGAGATCAAGTGTGCATCACCCTCACGCGGTATCATCCGGCGTAACGTCGACATGGCCCAGATGGCCGGCGTACTTGCAGGAGCGGGATGCGTTGCCCTCTCGGTGCTGACCGAACCCTACTTCTTCGGGGGGACCGGGCAGGACATCCCTCTTGTCAAATCAACAGTGAATATTCCGGTGCTCCGGAAGGATTTCATCATTGATGAACGCCAGATCGCGGAATCGCGTGCTCTCGGTGCAGATGCCGTGCTCCTGATAGCCTCAGTGCTGGGGAAGCGCCTGCCGGCATTCGTCGATATGGCAATGGATTATCATCTCGAACCGCTGGTGGAAGTCCACAATGCTGATGAAGCCGAATCCGCGCTCGGTACGCAGGCAACCCTGATCGGCATCAACAACCGTAATCTTGCCACCATGACCATCGACCGTTCAACCACACGTATCCTTTCCGGAAATATCAGAGGAAAAGGGAAGCTGATCGTATCGGAGAGCGGGATGCGATCTGCCGATGATGTCCGCGAGATGAGGGGATACTGCGATGCGTTCCTCATCGGTTCATCTATCATGTCCGACAAGCAACCGGGAAAGAAGCTGGAGGAGTTCGTATGCGCATAA
- a CDS encoding phosphoribosylanthranilate isomerase — protein MRIKICGITRPEDARFAEEAGADAIGVVVCSGNVSRRNVPLEQAKKIFRAVGPFTTTVAVSHTTSEDELRKMIALSPDAIQISRPFKFDNHPGVKLIRVAGRGEPLPVDCDAIIVDDSHGTGRTFDRSYARDAVRTARIPVILAGGLTPENVGAAIREVRPYAVDVASGVEVSPGIKDHKKIKAFIAACRMQEQIP, from the coding sequence ATGCGCATAAAGATCTGCGGCATCACACGGCCGGAAGATGCACGCTTTGCCGAAGAAGCCGGCGCTGATGCAATCGGCGTTGTTGTCTGTTCAGGAAACGTTTCCCGCAGGAATGTCCCGCTGGAGCAGGCAAAAAAGATCTTTCGCGCCGTCGGTCCTTTCACCACAACGGTTGCCGTGTCGCACACAACCTCGGAAGATGAACTCCGGAAGATGATCGCGCTCAGCCCTGACGCGATCCAGATATCTCGTCCCTTCAAATTTGACAACCATCCGGGAGTGAAACTCATCCGGGTTGCCGGCAGAGGAGAGCCCCTGCCTGTTGATTGCGATGCCATCATCGTTGATGACAGCCACGGCACGGGAAGAACGTTTGACCGTTCATATGCCAGGGATGCTGTCAGGACTGCCAGAATTCCGGTCATCCTCGCCGGAGGGCTTACACCAGAAAATGTCGGGGCTGCGATCCGCGAAGTCCGACCCTATGCCGTGGACGTAGCAAGCGGAGTCGAGGTCTCCCCGGGGATCAAGGACCATAAGAAAATCAAGGCGTTTATCGCCGCCTGTCGTATGCAGGAGCAGATACCATGA
- the trpB gene encoding tryptophan synthase subunit beta has protein sequence MTLEKRYGDYGGQYVSETLMSALLELEAAYEKIGEDKTFAADLAALQKEYAGRETPLTFCPNASKELGCRIYLKREDLVHGGSHKLNNTLGQALLAKRMGKKRLIAETGAGQHGVATAIVGAAFGMPVEVYMGEVDTKRQALNVFRMELMGAKVIPVTSGTRTLKDATNEALRDWAANVRDTYYLIGSVVGPHPYPRIVRDFQAVIGHETRQQVLEKEGRLPDTIVACVGGGSNAMGIFYPFVKDDVELVGVEAGGKGIETGEHSATLCAGEPGVLHGAFSYLLQDPDGQVLPTHSISAGLDYPGVGPEHAMLKDSQRVTYAAANDADVLDAFRFLSRSEGIIPALESAHAVAYVMANRERFDRDDIVVINLSGRGDKDVAEVARMQGCVI, from the coding sequence ATGACACTGGAAAAACGATACGGGGATTATGGCGGACAATACGTCTCGGAAACCCTGATGAGCGCGCTGCTGGAACTGGAAGCAGCATACGAGAAGATCGGGGAGGACAAAACGTTTGCAGCGGATCTGGCAGCCCTCCAGAAAGAGTACGCCGGCCGGGAAACCCCCCTTACGTTCTGCCCGAACGCATCAAAGGAACTCGGGTGCAGGATCTATCTCAAACGCGAGGACCTCGTGCACGGCGGCTCGCACAAACTGAATAATACGCTCGGGCAGGCCCTCCTTGCAAAGCGCATGGGCAAAAAACGGCTCATCGCCGAGACCGGTGCCGGCCAGCATGGTGTCGCAACAGCAATCGTGGGTGCTGCCTTTGGTATGCCGGTAGAAGTCTACATGGGAGAAGTTGATACGAAGCGTCAGGCGCTCAATGTCTTCCGGATGGAACTGATGGGGGCAAAAGTCATCCCGGTAACATCCGGGACCCGAACCCTCAAGGATGCAACGAACGAGGCGCTCCGTGACTGGGCTGCCAATGTCCGGGACACCTATTACCTGATCGGCTCGGTTGTCGGCCCGCACCCGTATCCCCGGATTGTCCGCGATTTCCAGGCAGTGATCGGCCATGAGACCAGACAACAGGTCCTGGAAAAAGAGGGGCGGCTGCCGGACACGATCGTTGCCTGCGTGGGTGGCGGCTCGAATGCCATGGGAATCTTCTACCCCTTCGTAAAGGACGATGTCGAACTCGTAGGTGTTGAGGCTGGAGGTAAAGGGATCGAGACCGGCGAGCACTCGGCAACGCTCTGTGCCGGCGAGCCGGGCGTGCTGCACGGCGCATTCTCGTACCTGCTCCAGGATCCGGACGGTCAGGTGCTGCCCACCCACAGCATCTCTGCCGGGCTCGACTACCCGGGCGTTGGCCCCGAGCACGCAATGTTGAAGGACAGCCAAAGGGTTACCTATGCCGCAGCCAATGATGCAGACGTACTCGATGCATTCCGGTTCCTCTCGCGTTCCGAAGGGATCATCCCGGCACTCGAGTCAGCCCACGCAGTTGCTTATGTCATGGCGAACCGTGAACGATTCGACCGCGACGACATCGTGGTCATTAACCTCTCCGGCCGGGGCGACAAGGACGTAGCTGAGGTGGCGCGGATGCAGGGGTGTGTTATATGA
- the trpA gene encoding tryptophan synthase subunit alpha gives MSRIDRVFEKRGKTAFIGFTVAGDPDEVTSLRIAKALIDGGTDILEFGVPFSDPVADGPVIQRADERALAAGTNPDTIFRLVKAVREYSDIPIVFLTYYNVVHKRGIDRFYREAHEAGVDGILVADMPVEESAGVTEAAAQYGIDPIFLVTQTTSDERIDRIVKKARGYLYLVAVLGVTGMRDQVSSEALALIGRVRKHTDIPLALGFGISSPEHAKTCAAAGADGVIVGSAIVSIVERNLGNPKVMERKLKDYGMRMKEAIH, from the coding sequence ATGAGCCGGATCGACCGGGTATTCGAGAAACGCGGAAAGACTGCGTTCATAGGGTTCACTGTTGCCGGGGACCCGGACGAGGTCACGTCCCTCCGGATTGCAAAGGCACTCATCGACGGAGGGACAGACATCCTTGAATTCGGGGTGCCCTTTTCGGATCCGGTTGCCGACGGCCCCGTGATCCAGCGCGCTGATGAACGGGCTTTGGCTGCCGGCACGAATCCGGATACCATCTTCAGGCTTGTGAAAGCGGTCCGGGAATACTCCGATATCCCCATTGTCTTCCTGACCTACTATAACGTAGTCCACAAAAGAGGCATTGACCGGTTTTACCGCGAAGCCCACGAAGCCGGTGTTGATGGCATCCTTGTCGCAGATATGCCGGTGGAAGAGTCCGCCGGGGTCACCGAGGCGGCTGCACAGTACGGGATCGACCCCATCTTTCTGGTCACGCAGACGACATCCGATGAAAGGATAGACAGGATCGTAAAAAAGGCGCGGGGGTACCTCTACCTTGTCGCAGTTCTGGGAGTGACCGGTATGCGGGACCAGGTATCATCAGAAGCGCTTGCGCTGATCGGCCGTGTCCGAAAGCATACCGACATCCCGCTGGCCCTTGGTTTTGGCATCTCATCACCGGAACATGCAAAGACCTGTGCCGCGGCGGGAGCCGATGGCGTTATCGTGGGCAGCGCGATTGTCAGTATTGTTGAACGGAATCTGGGCAACCCCAAGGTAATGGAACGGAAGCTTAAGGATTATGGAATGCGGATGAAAGAGGCTATCCATTGA
- a CDS encoding putative hemolysin, whose product MISRTGIFVLLGACVIAGMLIAGCTQPQTTTAVTTTTTVAPVATSAAETPAAVTGIANPASVNCGTLGGQTEIKTATDGGQYGMCTFTNGTTCEEWALFRGEGCKPYTAPTATATTAAATNVTTETTATVTATASE is encoded by the coding sequence ATGATTTCCAGAACGGGTATTTTTGTACTTCTTGGTGCATGCGTCATCGCAGGCATGCTCATCGCGGGCTGTACCCAGCCCCAGACAACGACAGCAGTGACGACCACCACGACTGTTGCACCGGTAGCAACCTCCGCGGCAGAGACCCCGGCAGCGGTTACCGGTATCGCTAACCCCGCATCCGTGAACTGCGGGACCCTTGGCGGCCAGACCGAGATCAAGACCGCAACCGATGGTGGCCAGTACGGCATGTGCACGTTCACCAACGGAACCACCTGCGAAGAGTGGGCACTCTTCCGCGGAGAAGGCTGCAAGCCTTACACAGCACCGACTGCAACAGCGACAACTGCGGCTGCTACGAACGTCACCACGGAAACCACCGCTACCGTAACGGCTACTGCATCGGAGTAA